In the genome of Streptococcus mitis, one region contains:
- a CDS encoding ferrochelatase — MKKAILMMTFGSPEEITFEGVADFFTNIRRGVRPQDHEIQTLYDNYVLIGGTPLQRITREEVALVEARLGNEYSVYFANKFSRPFIPDVIGQMEADGIEQCICLILEPHYSFYSVMGYEKFLESKQIQFLVIKDWYQEEALLNYWADEIGKILKAEVKQDSFKVIFSAHSVPIFALDFGDPYIDQIFENSKLVAEKLGLSSEQYTNTWQSESDIGIPWIKPDVLEYLREQSEHPEHYIFIPISFISEHIEVLFDNDVECYDLCQELGVNYHRPPMPNTDSRLIDALVNTVRANENQEFKEFLPEEETFDELVPSDETKNILAESQDLQMPEFVKKLIEKKGRENVKMPYLIKKMLEKAGKLPKE; from the coding sequence ATGAAAAAAGCAATTTTAATGATGACCTTTGGTTCGCCAGAAGAGATTACCTTTGAAGGTGTAGCTGATTTTTTCACAAATATTCGTCGTGGAGTGAGACCCCAAGACCACGAGATTCAAACACTCTATGATAATTATGTACTTATTGGAGGTACGCCTCTGCAAAGAATTACTCGTGAAGAAGTTGCCTTGGTAGAAGCTAGACTGGGGAATGAGTATAGTGTCTATTTTGCCAATAAATTTTCCAGACCCTTTATTCCAGATGTGATTGGTCAGATGGAAGCAGACGGAATTGAGCAGTGTATTTGCCTGATTTTGGAGCCCCATTATTCTTTTTACTCTGTCATGGGCTATGAAAAATTTTTAGAAAGCAAACAAATTCAATTTTTGGTCATTAAGGACTGGTATCAGGAAGAAGCGCTCTTAAACTATTGGGCGGATGAAATTGGTAAGATTTTAAAAGCAGAAGTAAAGCAAGACAGCTTTAAAGTCATCTTTTCAGCCCATAGTGTGCCTATTTTTGCCTTGGACTTTGGTGATCCTTATATAGACCAAATTTTTGAAAATAGCAAGCTAGTTGCTGAAAAACTAGGCTTGAGTTCAGAACAATATACCAACACTTGGCAGAGTGAAAGTGATATCGGTATTCCATGGATTAAGCCAGATGTTTTGGAGTATCTAAGAGAACAGTCAGAACATCCAGAGCATTATATTTTTATACCTATTAGTTTTATCAGTGAGCACATTGAAGTTTTATTTGACAACGATGTAGAATGTTATGACTTGTGTCAAGAATTGGGTGTGAACTACCATCGTCCACCAATGCCAAATACAGATTCTCGCTTGATTGATGCTTTGGTCAATACAGTTAGAGCCAATGAAAATCAAGAGTTTAAGGAATTTCTCCCAGAAGAAGAAACTTTTGATGAATTAGTACCTTCAGATGAGACGAAAAACATTTTGGCTGAATCTCAAGATTTACAAATGCCAGAATTTGTGAAAAAACTGATTGAGAAAAAAGGTCGTGAAAATGTTAAGATGCCTTATTTGATCAAGAAAATGCTAGAGAAAGCAGGTAAGTTGCCGAAAGAGTAA
- a CDS encoding protein-(glutamine-N5) methyltransferase, release factor-specific produces MKLAQLFSDFEEELIRQGEEAESLSFVYRSLKNLSFTDFVFALQQVVTEEEEVFVKGIFQQLATHKPAQYIIGHAEFFGMQLKVDERVLIPRPETEELVKLILAENSEENLKVLDIGTGSGAIALALAKKRPDWSVTAADISQDALDLANENAKNQNLQIFLKKSDCFTEISEKYDIIVSNPPYISREDESEVGLNVLHSEPHLALFADEDGLAIYRRIAEDAKDYLKDGGKIYLEIGYKQGQSVPELFRKHLPEKRVRTLKDQFGQDRMVVIDDRQD; encoded by the coding sequence ATGAAATTAGCTCAATTATTTTCAGATTTTGAAGAAGAATTGATAAGACAAGGAGAGGAAGCTGAAAGCCTCTCTTTTGTCTATCGTAGCCTGAAAAATCTCTCTTTTACAGACTTTGTTTTTGCTCTTCAGCAGGTAGTGACGGAAGAGGAAGAAGTATTTGTAAAAGGAATTTTCCAACAGTTAGCAACTCATAAACCGGCACAGTATATCATTGGTCATGCAGAATTCTTCGGAATGCAGTTAAAAGTTGATGAGCGAGTATTGATCCCTCGTCCAGAGACAGAGGAATTAGTCAAGCTTATCCTGGCTGAAAATTCTGAAGAAAATCTTAAGGTCCTAGATATCGGGACAGGTAGTGGAGCTATTGCTCTCGCTCTAGCAAAAAAAAGACCAGATTGGTCAGTGACAGCAGCAGATATTTCCCAAGATGCTTTAGATTTAGCTAACGAAAATGCTAAAAATCAAAATCTTCAAATATTTTTAAAAAAATCTGACTGTTTTACAGAAATTTCTGAAAAATATGATATAATTGTTTCCAATCCACCCTATATCTCTCGTGAAGATGAGTCAGAGGTCGGCTTGAATGTTTTGCATTCGGAGCCTCATCTAGCTCTCTTTGCAGACGAGGATGGCCTAGCTATTTACCGTAGAATTGCGGAAGATGCAAAAGACTATCTCAAAGATGGTGGTAAGATTTACCTTGAAATTGGTTACAAGCAAGGTCAAAGTGTTCCTGAACTTTTTAGGAAACATCTTCCTGAAAAAAGAGTTCGAACACTCAAGGACCAATTTGGTCAAGATAGGATGGTCGTGATTGATGATAGACAGGATTAG
- a CDS encoding peptide chain release factor 1 — protein sequence MNIYDQLQAVEDRYEELGELLSDPDVVSDTKRFMELSKEEASTRDTVTAYREYKQVLQNIVDAEEMIKESGGDADLEEMAKQELKDAKAEKEEYEEKLKILLLPKDPNDDKNIILEIRGAAGGDEAALFAGDLLTMYQKYAEAQGWRFEVMEASMNGVGGFKEVVAMVSGQSVYSKLKYESGAHRVQRVPVTESQGRVHTSTATVLVMPEVEEVEYDIDPKDLRVDIYHASGAGGQNVNKVATAVRIVHLPTNIKVEMQEERTQQKNREKAMKIIRARVADHFAQIAQDEQDAERKSTIGTGDRSERIRTYNFPQNRVTDHRIGLTLQKLDTILSGKLDEVVDALVLYDQTQKLEELNK from the coding sequence ATGAACATCTATGATCAACTACAAGCTGTAGAAGACCGTTATGAAGAATTAGGAGAGTTGCTCAGTGACCCAGATGTGGTTTCGGACACCAAGCGTTTCATGGAGCTTTCAAAAGAAGAAGCTTCAACTCGTGATACAGTAACAGCCTACCGTGAGTACAAACAAGTCCTCCAAAATATCGTCGATGCTGAAGAGATGATTAAGGAATCAGGTGGAGATGCTGACTTGGAAGAAATGGCCAAGCAAGAGCTCAAAGATGCCAAGGCTGAAAAAGAAGAATACGAAGAAAAACTGAAAATCTTGCTCCTTCCAAAGGATCCAAACGATGACAAGAACATCATCCTAGAAATCCGTGGTGCAGCTGGTGGAGACGAAGCAGCACTTTTCGCTGGTGACCTCCTAACCATGTACCAAAAATATGCGGAAGCCCAAGGCTGGCGCTTTGAAGTCATGGAGGCTTCTATGAATGGTGTCGGCGGTTTCAAAGAAGTGGTTGCCATGGTTTCAGGTCAGTCTGTTTACTCTAAACTTAAGTATGAGTCAGGTGCTCACCGTGTGCAACGTGTTCCTGTGACAGAAAGCCAAGGCCGTGTTCATACTTCAACAGCGACAGTTCTTGTTATGCCTGAAGTTGAAGAGGTTGAATACGATATTGATCCAAAAGACCTTCGTGTTGACATCTACCACGCATCAGGTGCTGGTGGACAGAACGTCAATAAGGTTGCGACTGCCGTTCGTATCGTTCACTTGCCAACCAATATCAAGGTTGAGATGCAGGAAGAACGTACCCAGCAGAAAAATCGTGAGAAGGCCATGAAAATCATCCGTGCGCGTGTTGCTGACCACTTTGCTCAGATTGCACAAGATGAACAAGACGCTGAGCGTAAGTCGACAATCGGTACTGGGGACCGTTCAGAACGGATTCGTACTTATAACTTCCCACAAAACCGTGTGACGGACCACCGTATCGGTTTAACCCTCCAAAAACTAGATACCATTTTGTCTGGTAAATTGGACGAAGTTGTGGATGCCTTGGTGCTTTATGACCAAACACAAAAATTAGAAGAATTAAACAAATAA
- a CDS encoding thymidine kinase (catalyzes the formation of thymidine 5'-phosphate from thymidine), which yields MAQLYYRYGTMNSGKTIEILKVAYNYEEQGKSVVIMTSALDTRDGVGYVSSRIGMKRPAIAIEETTDIFGFIRDLPETPYCVLVDEAQFLKRHHVYDLARVVDELDIPVMAFGLKNDFRNELFEGSKYLLLLADKIDEIKTICQYCKKKATMVLRTQDGLPVYDGEQIQIGGNETYISVCRKHYFAPEINKENE from the coding sequence ATGGCACAGTTGTATTATCGTTATGGGACCATGAACTCAGGTAAGACGATTGAGATTCTCAAAGTGGCCTATAACTACGAGGAGCAGGGAAAAAGTGTTGTGATTATGACTTCAGCTCTGGATACTCGTGATGGTGTTGGCTATGTGTCGAGTCGTATTGGCATGAAACGCCCTGCCATTGCGATTGAGGAAACAACTGATATCTTCGGCTTTATCCGTGACTTACCAGAAACACCTTACTGTGTGCTGGTCGATGAAGCCCAGTTTCTCAAGCGTCACCATGTTTACGACCTAGCTCGTGTTGTTGATGAGTTAGACATACCTGTCATGGCTTTTGGTTTGAAAAATGACTTTCGAAATGAGTTGTTCGAAGGTTCCAAGTATCTCTTGCTCTTAGCAGACAAGATTGACGAAATAAAGACCATCTGCCAGTATTGCAAGAAAAAGGCGACTATGGTTTTGCGAACACAGGATGGACTGCCTGTTTACGATGGAGAACAGATCCAGATTGGCGGTAATGAAACCTATATCTCAGTTTGCCGTAAACATTATTTTGCGCCTGAAATCAATAAGGAGAATGAATAA
- a CDS encoding tRNA threonylcarbamoyl adenosine modification protein: MIDRIRQELEKGGAVVLPTETVYGLFAKALDEEAVNHVYQLKRRPRDKALNLNIASLEDILHFSKNQPTYLQKLVETFLPGPLTIILEANDRVPYWVNSDLATVGFRMPSHPITLDLIRETGPLIGPSANISGQASGVTFEQILKDFDQEVLGLEDDAFLTGQDSTIVDLSGDKVKILRQGVIKREDILARLPEISFEEE; encoded by the coding sequence ATGATAGACAGGATTAGACAAGAGTTAGAAAAGGGTGGTGCAGTTGTCTTACCTACGGAGACAGTTTACGGTCTCTTTGCCAAGGCTCTAGACGAAGAAGCAGTTAACCATGTTTACCAACTCAAACGTCGTCCCAGAGACAAGGCACTCAATCTCAATATTGCCTCTTTAGAGGATATCTTGCATTTTTCAAAGAATCAGCCAACTTATCTTCAAAAACTTGTAGAGACCTTTTTACCAGGTCCCTTGACCATTATCCTTGAAGCCAATGACCGAGTTCCCTATTGGGTCAATTCTGACCTTGCAACTGTTGGATTTCGGATGCCGAGTCATCCCATTACCCTTGATTTGATTCGAGAGACAGGTCCCTTGATTGGGCCGTCTGCCAATATTTCAGGTCAGGCAAGTGGAGTGACCTTTGAACAAATTCTGAAGGATTTTGACCAAGAGGTTTTGGGTCTAGAAGACGATGCTTTTCTAACTGGACAGGATTCAACTATCGTGGACTTGTCTGGAGACAAGGTGAAAATCTTACGCCAAGGGGTCATTAAGCGAGAAGATATTCTTGCTAGGTTGCCAGAGATTTCTTTTGAGGAGGAATGA
- a CDS encoding 4-hydroxy-tetrahydrodipicolinate synthase: protein MSYQDLKECKIITAFITPFHEDGSINFDAIPALIEHLLDHHTDGILLAGTTAESPTLTHDEELEIFTAVQKVVNGRVPLIAGIGTNDTRDSIEFVKEVAEFGGFAAGLAIVPYYNKPSQEGMYQHFKAIADASDLPIIIYNIPGRVVVELTPETMLRLADHPNIIGVKECTSLANMAYLIEHKPEEFLVYTGEDGDAFHAMNLGADGVISVASHTNGDEMHEMFTAIAESDMKKAAAIQRKFIPKVNALFSYPSPAPVKAVLNYMGFEAGPTRLPLVPAPEEDAKRIIKVVVDGDYEATKATVTGVLRPDY from the coding sequence ATGTCTTATCAAGATTTAAAAGAGTGTAAAATCATCACAGCCTTTATTACCCCCTTCCACGAGGATGGTTCCATCAACTTTGATGCTATTCCAGCCTTGATTGAGCATTTATTGGACCATCATACGGATGGAATTCTTCTTGCTGGTACGACAGCTGAAAGTCCTACCTTGACTCACGATGAAGAGTTGGAGATTTTTACTGCTGTACAAAAAGTTGTTAATGGTCGGGTACCGCTTATTGCTGGTATCGGTACCAATGATACTCGTGATTCAATCGAGTTTGTCAAAGAAGTAGCAGAATTTGGTGGTTTTGCTGCTGGGCTTGCTATTGTGCCTTACTACAACAAACCTTCTCAAGAAGGAATGTATCAGCACTTTAAGGCTATTGCAGATGCTTCTGACCTACCAATTATTATCTATAACATTCCAGGGCGTGTAGTTGTCGAGTTGACTCCAGAAACCATGCTTCGCTTGGCTGACCATCCAAATATCATTGGGGTCAAAGAATGTACTAGCTTGGCCAATATGGCTTACTTGATTGAGCACAAGCCAGAAGAGTTCTTAGTCTATACTGGTGAGGATGGTGATGCTTTTCATGCCATGAACCTTGGTGCGGACGGGGTTATTTCTGTTGCATCTCATACAAATGGGGATGAAATGCACGAGATGTTTACGGCCATTGCAGAAAGCGATATGAAGAAAGCTGCAGCAATTCAGCGTAAATTCATTCCTAAGGTTAATGCCCTCTTCTCTTATCCAAGTCCTGCTCCAGTTAAGGCAGTTCTTAACTATATGGGATTTGAAGCTGGACCAACTCGTCTACCTCTTGTTCCAGCACCAGAAGAAGATGCCAAACGCATTATCAAGGTTGTCGTAGATGGTGACTACGAAGCGACTAAGGCAACTGTAACAGGTGTCTTAAGACCAGATTACTAA
- a CDS encoding sugar translocase produces MKNHIQSFFKNELLSYLFFGIATTLISVLSRLVIYQLTHKELLATALANIIGILFAFITNDTIVFKQARQNWPRRLVKFTLARLSTFLLDLFLTFLFVTQFPNIIGQFVNNNIDKVNTIETAISQFLIIILNYIFSKVFIFKK; encoded by the coding sequence ATGAAAAATCATATTCAAAGTTTCTTTAAGAACGAGCTCTTGTCCTATCTCTTTTTTGGTATAGCGACTACTCTTATTTCTGTTCTATCCCGATTAGTCATTTATCAACTAACTCATAAAGAACTCCTTGCTACTGCCCTAGCAAATATTATTGGTATCCTCTTTGCCTTTATCACAAATGATACGATTGTATTTAAGCAGGCTAGGCAGAATTGGCCAAGACGTTTAGTGAAATTTACTCTTGCCCGCCTTTCTACTTTTCTTTTAGACTTATTTTTAACTTTTCTCTTTGTAACCCAGTTTCCTAATATTATTGGACAATTTGTAAATAATAATATAGACAAGGTTAATACTATCGAAACAGCTATTTCACAATTCTTGATAATTATTCTTAATTACATTTTTAGTAAGGTTTTTATTTTTAAAAAATAG
- a CDS encoding queuosine transporter QueT, whose protein sequence is MKKLTIRDVADIAIVAAIYVVLTVTPPLNAISYGAYQFRISEMMNFMAFYNPKYIIGVTIGCMIANFFSFGLLDVFVGGGSTLVFLSLGVWLFAKYSKDYLFNGLIRKDHFFFSILFSISMFTIAAELNIVAQLPFFLTWFTTGVGEFASLIIGAIIIGKIGRRIDLSK, encoded by the coding sequence ATGAAAAAATTAACTATTCGTGACGTAGCAGATATTGCAATCGTTGCTGCTATCTACGTCGTTTTGACTGTCACACCGCCTCTCAATGCCATTAGCTATGGCGCTTATCAGTTTCGTATTTCAGAAATGATGAATTTTATGGCTTTTTACAATCCTAAGTACATCATCGGAGTTACCATCGGTTGTATGATTGCTAATTTCTTTAGCTTCGGACTGCTAGATGTCTTTGTTGGTGGTGGATCAACCCTAGTATTCCTCAGTCTAGGTGTTTGGCTTTTTGCAAAATACAGCAAAGATTACCTCTTTAATGGATTAATTCGAAAAGATCATTTCTTCTTTTCAATCCTCTTTTCAATTTCCATGTTTACCATCGCTGCAGAGTTGAATATCGTAGCGCAATTACCATTTTTCCTTACTTGGTTTACAACAGGAGTTGGTGAATTTGCTTCATTGATTATTGGAGCGATTATCATTGGAAAAATTGGTCGTCGAATTGATTTAAGCAAATAG
- a CDS encoding mechanosensitive ion channel protein MscL: MLKDLKAFLLRGNVVDLAVGVIIASAFGAIVTSFVNDIITPLLLNPALEAAKVQNIAELAWNGVTYGKFLSAIINFLVVGTVLFFVIKAMEKAQSLTKKEEPAEEAPAAPTELEVLQEIKALLEKK; this comes from the coding sequence ATGTTAAAAGATCTTAAAGCATTTTTGCTTCGTGGTAATGTTGTTGACCTTGCTGTCGGTGTGATCATTGCCTCTGCTTTTGGTGCTATCGTTACTTCATTTGTTAATGATATCATCACTCCACTCCTATTGAACCCAGCCTTGGAAGCTGCGAAAGTACAGAACATCGCTGAGCTTGCATGGAATGGTGTTACATATGGTAAATTCTTGAGTGCTATTATCAACTTCCTTGTTGTGGGTACTGTTCTCTTCTTCGTTATTAAAGCTATGGAAAAAGCTCAAAGCCTTACTAAAAAAGAAGAACCTGCTGAGGAAGCTCCAGCTGCTCCAACTGAATTGGAAGTACTTCAAGAAATCAAAGCGCTTCTTGAGAAAAAATAA
- a CDS encoding aspartate-semialdehyde dehydrogenase (catalyzes the formation of 4-aspartyl phosphate from aspartate 4-semialdehyde): MGYTVAVVGATGAVGAQMIKMLEESTLPIDKIRLLASARSAGKTLKFKDQDITIEETTETAFEGVDIALFSAGGSTSAKYAPYAVKAGAVVVDNTSYFRQNPDVPLVVPEVNAHALDAHNGIIACPNCSTIQMMVALEPVRQKWGLDRIIVSTYQAVSGAGMGAILETQRELREVLNDGVKPRDLHAEILPSGGDKKHYPIAFNALPQIDVFTDNDYTYEEMKMTKETKKIMEDDSIAVSATCVRIPVLSAHSESVYIETKEVAPIEEVKAAIAAFPGAVLEDDVAHQIYPQAINAVGSRDTFVGRIRKDLDAEKGIHMWVVSDNLLKGAAWNSVQIAETLHERGLVRPTAELKFELK, translated from the coding sequence ATGGGATATACAGTTGCTGTAGTCGGCGCGACAGGTGCTGTCGGTGCTCAGATGATAAAAATGTTGGAAGAATCAACACTTCCAATCGATAAAATCCGTTTACTTGCTTCTGCACGTTCAGCAGGCAAGACTTTGAAATTTAAAGACCAAGATATTACGATTGAAGAAACGACTGAAACAGCTTTTGAAGGAGTTGACATTGCTCTCTTTTCAGCAGGTGGTTCTACATCAGCTAAGTATGCACCATACGCAGTGAAAGCTGGAGCGGTGGTAGTTGATAACACATCTTATTTCCGTCAAAATCCAGATGTACCATTGGTTGTTCCAGAAGTAAATGCTCACGCACTTGATGCCCACAACGGGATTATTGCTTGCCCTAACTGTTCAACAATCCAAATGATGGTTGCGCTTGAGCCTGTTCGTCAAAAATGGGGCTTGGATCGTATCATCGTTTCAACTTACCAAGCAGTCTCTGGTGCTGGTATGGGAGCAATTCTTGAGACACAACGTGAACTTCGTGAAGTATTGAATGATGGAGTGAAACCACGTGATTTGCATGCGGAAATTTTGCCTTCAGGCGGTGACAAGAAACATTATCCTATTGCTTTTAACGCTCTTCCACAAATCGATGTTTTCACGGACAATGATTACACTTACGAAGAGATGAAGATGACTAAGGAAACTAAGAAAATCATGGAAGATGATAGCATTGCAGTTTCAGCAACGTGTGTGCGTATTCCAGTCTTGTCAGCTCACTCTGAGTCTGTTTACATCGAAACAAAAGAAGTGGCTCCAATCGAAGAAGTGAAAGCAGCTATCGCAGCCTTCCCAGGCGCTGTTCTTGAAGATGATGTAGCTCATCAAATCTATCCGCAAGCCATCAATGCAGTTGGTTCACGTGATACCTTTGTTGGTCGTATCCGTAAAGACTTAGATGCTGAAAAAGGAATTCATATGTGGGTTGTTTCAGATAACCTTCTCAAAGGTGCTGCTTGGAACTCAGTTCAGATTGCAGAAACTCTTCACGAACGTGGCTTGGTTCGTCCAACTGCCGAATTGAAGTTTGAATTAAAATAG
- a CDS encoding tRNA modification GTPase MnmE, whose protein sequence is MITREFDTIAAISTPLGEGAIGIVRLSGTDSFEIAQKIFKGKDLSQVASHTLNYGHIVDPQTGKVMDEVMVGAMKSPKTFTREDIIEINTHGGIAVTNEILQLAIREGARLAEPGEFTKRAFLNGRVDLTQAEAVMDIIRAKTDKAMNIAVKQLDGSLSELINNTRQEILNTLAQVEVNIDYPEYDDVEEATTAVVREKTMEFEQLLTNLLRTARRGKILREGISTAIIGRPNVGKSSLLNNLLREDKAIVTDIAGTTRDVIEEYVNINGVPLKLIDTAGIRETDDIVEQIGVERSKKALKEADLVLLVLNASEPLTAQDRQLLEISQETNRIILLNKTDLPEAIETSELPEDVIRISVLKNQNIDKIEERINNLFFENAGLIEQDATYLSNARHISLIEKAVESLQAVNEGLELGMPVDLLQVDLTRTWEILGEITGDAAPDELITQLFSQFCLGK, encoded by the coding sequence ATGATTACACGTGAATTTGATACCATCGCTGCTATCTCTACTCCACTAGGTGAAGGAGCTATTGGTATTGTCCGCTTGAGCGGAACAGACAGTTTTGAAATTGCACAAAAGATTTTCAAAGGGAAAGACTTGAGTCAGGTTGCTAGCCATACCCTTAACTACGGTCACATCGTTGACCCTCAGACAGGAAAAGTCATGGACGAGGTTATGGTTGGGGCTATGAAATCTCCAAAGACCTTTACTCGTGAAGATATTATCGAGATTAACACCCACGGTGGGATTGCGGTGACCAATGAAATTCTCCAACTAGCGATCCGTGAAGGAGCTCGGTTGGCTGAGCCTGGTGAATTTACCAAACGTGCCTTTTTAAACGGTCGTGTGGACCTGACTCAGGCTGAAGCCGTTATGGACATCATCCGTGCTAAGACAGACAAGGCTATGAACATTGCAGTTAAACAATTAGACGGTTCCCTTTCTGAGCTGATTAATAATACCCGTCAAGAAATCCTCAATACACTTGCCCAAGTTGAGGTTAATATCGACTATCCTGAGTATGACGATGTTGAAGAAGCGACTACTGCTGTGGTCCGAGAAAAGACAATGGAGTTTGAGCAATTACTAACCAATCTCCTTAGAACAGCCCGTCGAGGTAAAATCCTTCGAGAAGGAATTTCCACTGCCATCATCGGACGCCCCAACGTTGGGAAATCAAGCCTTCTCAACAACCTCTTGCGTGAGGACAAGGCTATTGTCACAGATATTGCTGGTACAACACGTGATGTCATCGAAGAATACGTCAACATCAATGGTGTTCCTCTCAAATTGATTGATACAGCTGGTATCCGTGAAACGGATGACATCGTGGAACAAATCGGAGTTGAGCGTTCGAAAAAAGCCCTCAAGGAAGCTGACTTGGTTCTACTGGTGCTAAATGCCAGTGAACCACTAACCGCCCAAGACCGCCAACTCCTAGAAATCAGTCAGGAGACTAATCGCATTATTCTTCTTAACAAAACTGACCTGCCTGAAGCGATTGAAACTTCAGAACTACCTGAAGACGTCATCCGTATTTCCGTCCTTAAAAACCAAAACATCGATAAGATTGAAGAGCGCATTAACAACCTCTTCTTTGAAAATGCTGGTTTGATTGAGCAAGACGCTACTTACTTGTCTAACGCACGTCACATTTCCCTAATTGAGAAGGCCGTTGAAAGCCTACAAGCTGTTAATGAAGGTCTTGAACTAGGTATGCCAGTTGATTTACTTCAAGTGGATTTAACTCGTACTTGGGAAATCCTCGGTGAAATCACTGGAGATGCTGCTCCTGATGAACTCATAACCCAGCTCTTTAGCCAATTCTGTTTAGGAAAATAA
- a CDS encoding peptidase T — translation MTYPNLLDRFLTYVKVNTRSDEHSTTTPSTQSQVDFATNILIPEMKRVGLQNVYYLPNGFAIGTLPANDPSLTRKIGFISHMDTADFNAEGVNPQVIENYDGGVIELGNSGFKLDPADFKSLEKYPGQTLITTDGTTLLGADDKSGIAEIMTAIEYLNAHPEIKHCEIRVGFGPDEEIGVGANKFDAEDFDVDFAYTVDGGPLGELQYETFSAAGAELYFQGRNVHPGTAKGQMVNALQLAIDFHNQLPENDRPELTDGYQGFYHLMDVTGSVEEARASYIIRDFEKDAFEARKAAMQSIADKMNQELGSDRVTLNLTDQYYNMKEVIEKDMTPITIAKAVMEDLGITPIIEPIRGGTDGSKISFMGIPTPNIFAGGENMHGRFEYVSLQTMERAVDTIIGIVAYK, via the coding sequence ATGACTTATCCAAATCTCTTGGACCGCTTTTTAACCTACGTTAAGGTCAACACGCGCTCTGATGAACACTCTACTACTACTCCAAGTACGCAGAGTCAGGTTGATTTCGCAACCAATATCCTGATCCCAGAAATGAAACGTGTTGGTCTGCAAAATGTTTATTATCTACCAAATGGTTTTGCTATTGGAACCTTGCCAGCCAATGATCCATCTTTAACACGTAAAATTGGCTTCATCTCCCACATGGATACTGCTGATTTTAATGCCGAAGGAGTCAATCCTCAGGTAATTGAAAACTACGATGGTGGTGTGATTGAACTAGGGAATTCTGGTTTTAAATTAGATCCAGCAGACTTCAAAAGTCTTGAAAAATATCCAGGACAAACACTCATCACAACCGACGGAACAACCTTGCTAGGTGCTGATGACAAATCAGGGATTGCTGAAATTATGACTGCTATTGAATATCTAAATGCTCATCCTGAAATCAAACACTGTGAGATTCGTGTTGGTTTTGGTCCAGATGAAGAAATCGGTGTTGGTGCTAATAAATTTGATGCAGAAGATTTTGATGTTGATTTTGCCTACACAGTTGATGGTGGACCACTAGGTGAACTTCAGTACGAAACTTTCTCAGCAGCTGGTGCTGAATTGTATTTCCAAGGTCGTAATGTCCACCCTGGTACAGCAAAAGGGCAAATGGTCAACGCCCTTCAGCTAGCGATTGATTTCCATAATCAACTTCCCGAGAATGACCGACCTGAATTAACTGATGGCTACCAAGGTTTTTACCATCTAATGGATGTGACAGGTAGTGTCGAAGAGGCGCGTGCAAGCTACATCATTCGTGATTTTGAAAAAGATGCCTTTGAAGCGCGTAAAGCAGCTATGCAGTCTATCGCTGATAAGATGAATCAAGAACTTGGTAGCGACCGTGTCACCCTAAACCTGACAGACCAGTACTACAATATGAAAGAAGTCATTGAAAAAGATATGACTCCAATTACCATTGCTAAGGCCGTTATGGAAGATTTGGGTATCACGCCTATTATTGAACCAATTCGCGGCGGGACAGACGGCTCTAAAATTTCCTTTATGGGAATCCCAACTCCAAATATCTTTGCTGGTGGCGAAAACATGCATGGACGTTTTGAATATGTTAGCCTTCAGACTATGGAACGTGCAGTTGATACCATCATTGGTATCGTAGCTTATAAATAA
- a CDS encoding 4-oxalocrotonate tautomerase (4-OT; member of subfamily 5; forms a dimer; the function in the Escherichia coli cell is unknown): protein MPFVRIDLFEGRTLEQKKALAKEVTEAVVRNTGAPQSAVHVIINDMPEGTYFPQGEMRTK, encoded by the coding sequence ATGCCATTTGTACGCATCGATTTATTTGAAGGACGCACGCTCGAGCAAAAGAAGGCTCTTGCTAAGGAAGTAACGGAAGCGGTTGTCCGTAACACTGGAGCCCCTCAATCTGCTGTCCATGTCATCATCAACGACATGCCAGAAGGAACTTACTTCCCACAAGGGGAAATGCGCACCAAATAA